In Telopea speciosissima isolate NSW1024214 ecotype Mountain lineage unplaced genomic scaffold, Tspe_v1 Tspe_v1.0654, whole genome shotgun sequence, a single genomic region encodes these proteins:
- the LOC122648259 gene encoding uncharacterized protein LOC122648259 yields the protein MLDADSCNVLLGKEVECEQDIGNPANKEGEEEGECVSQSADFLQRHARKENDATAGGFVAAGEREETMAMARVVFSLKDSKAPGPDGFGAGFYKHSWEVNGEELTNAIQWFFANSFMPHSINATFITLVPKSGDVSTFAGFRPIALCNLLYKIITKILSNRIQHVIGSVVSHNQSAFIKGRSIVDNILVCHDIVHGIEQKATSPTAVLKVDLHKAYDSLSRKFLFDVMGRMGFSDKFIEWVKACVTTPMFSVLINGSPAGFFSGGRGIRQGDPLSPYLFTLAMEAFSRIMRRLEIDGQIKLLPRCKSFHLSHLIFADDLMIFVKGNRDSISASLGGLDEFAALSGLQLNRSKSSIILGGLTQASSLKLLDLTGFSETKLPIRYLGVPLVSGRLSMKDCSPILDLVRRKLEGWKARFLSYAGRLLLLSSVLQGSYIYWAGIFGLPGNVITKLESMFSNFLWSGPSLERKTHFISWDAVCKPKSEGGLGIKRVKEMNIVGIMQQIWWIASKQDRFWVNWVHQRYLKQESLWTVKGLNNCSWVWRKVLKFGNRICYDAGSYSLAARHACVKEIIRDGDWHPGPSTSFDLIDIWRALPAIENFHDEVSDLTVWTGNSSGNFSSKSAWNAIRTRAARIDWSEAVWNHLFFGCPFTTDIWKHIYDLCFHDGATPSNAIDVAISVRYVAGRAGKLGLVIKLAFCATIKHIWSERNYRIFRNKIRSKDQIVGAIKGDVIGRLSSIDLVGDPTIANHHIAAKWDLQVRWTARIPKACSWFAPKNMVALHCDGSLSDDKASFGGLIRDDSGDPLAAFAGIGEDLSVLSMELMAIYRGISLCVDKGFYDVSIRSDSKLAVDILNGVITRPWQILTLKSKIQIKARLLRSKEFIHVWREQNQPADFMASIPTDPSGILWEPKSFPPELAILIKQDKEFVTNYRM from the exons ATGTTGGATGCTGACTCATGCAACGTCCTTTTAGGGAAGGAAGTGGAATGTGAGCAAGATATTGGAAATCCCGCAAACAAGGAAGGTGAGGAGGAAGGGGAATGTGTGTCTCAATCAGCAGATTTTCTTCAACGCCATGCAAGGAAAGAGAATGATGCAACGGCTGGAG GGTTTGTGGCAGctggggagagagaggagactaTGGCTATGGCAAGAGTTGTGTTCAGTTTAAAAGACTCTAAAGCCCCAGGGCCTGATGGTTTCGGGGCTGGCTTCTATAAGCACTCTTGGGAGGTCAATGGTGAGGAGCTAACGAATGCGATCCAATGGTTCTTTGCGAATTCCTTCATGCCCCATTCtattaatgctacttttatcaCTTTGGTGCCGAAGTCTGGGGATGTCTCCACTTTTGCGGGGTTTCGGCCTATTGCTTTATGCAACCTCCTATATAAGATCATCACAAAAATCCTCTCTAATAGGATCCAGCATGTTATTGGGAGTGTGGTTAGTCATAATCAGTCGGCATTCATCAAGGGCAGGTCTATTGTTGACAATATCCTTGTCTGCCATGATATTGTGCATGGCATCGAACAAAAAGCCACTAGTCCTACTGCAGTTTTGAAGGTAGATCTTCACAAGGCCTACGACTCTCTTAGTaggaaatttttgtttgatgtgaTGGGAAGAATGGGGTTCTCCGACAAGTTTATAGAGTGGGTGAAAGCTTGTGTGACCACCCCTATGTTCTCTGTCCTTATTAATGGCAGCCCGGCGGGTTTCTTCAGTGGAGGGAGAGGGATTCGACAAGGTGATCCGTTGTCCCCCTACCTCTTCACCCTTGCAATGGAGGCTTTTTCTAGAATTATGCGAAGGCTTGAGATTGATGGTCAGATTAAGCTGCTACCCCGTTGTAAATCGTTCCACCTTTCCCACCTCATTTTTGCGgatgatcttatgatttttgtgaaggggaACCGTGATTCAATTTCAGCTAGTTTGGGGGGTCTTGATGAGTTTGCTGCCCTCTCCGGGCTTCAACTTAatagatctaagtcctctattatattagggggccttacccaagcTAGCAGTCTGAAACTTTTGGATTTAACGGGTTTTTCGGAAACCAAGCTGCCTATTCGGTACCTTGGAGTTCCTCTTGTGTCTGGCAGGTTATCCATGAAAGATTGCAGCCCCATCTTGGATCTGGTTCGTCGAAAATTGGAGGGGTGGAAGGCTAGATTCCTCTCTTATGCTGGTCGTCTTCTACTCTTATCTTCAGTTCTGCAAGGTAGCTACATTTACTGGGCAGGGATCTTTGGCCTTCCAGGAAATGTTATCACCAAACTGGAGTCTATGttctctaatttcctttggtcaGGCCCCTCCCTTGAGAGGAAAACCCAttttatttcttgggatgcggTCTGTAAGCCAAAATCAGAGGGAGGGCTGGGAATCAAGCGAgtcaaagaaatgaacattgTCGGAATTATGcagcaaatttggtggattgcctccaagcaAGATCGgttttgggttaattgggtACACCAAAGATACCTCAAGCAAGAGTCTCTTTGGACAGTCAAGGGTCTCAATAACTGctcttgggtctggcgtaaAGTCTTGAA ATTTGGTAATAGGATTTGCTATGATGCAGGCTCTTATTCCCTTGCTGCCCGTCATGCTTGTGTCAAGGAGATTATCCGTGATGGAGATTGGCACCCTGGTCCCTCTACATCTTTCGATCtcattgatatttggagggccCTTCCagcaattgaaaattttcatgatGAGGTTTCGGATTTGACAGTGTGGACTGGTAACTCATCAGGTAATTTCTCTTCCAAATCAGCCTGGAATGCTATCCGCACAAGAGCTGCCCGTATTGACTGGAGCGAAGCTGTTTG GAATCATCTCTTCTTCGGGTGCCCTTTTACTACTGATATTTGGAAACATATTTATGACCTTTGTTTCCATGATGGGGCCACTCCTAGCAATGCCATTGATGTAGCCATTTCGGTTAGATATGTTGCAGGTAGAGCAGGGAAATTGGGGCTGGTCATAAAGCTTGCTTTCTGTGCCACAATCAAGCATATTTGGTCGGAGAGAAATTACAGAAtttttagaaacaaaatcagatctAAGGACCAGATTGTAGGGGCTATAAAGGGGGATGTTATTGGCAGATTATCTTCCATTGACTTGGTGGGAGACCCTACTATTGCCAACCATCATATTGCTGCCAAATGGGATCTTCAAGTTCGTTGGACTGCAAGAATTCCAAAGGCATGCTCTTGGTTTGCTCCAAAGAacatggttgctctccattgtgatgggtctctttcagATGACAAGGCAAGCTTTGGGGGTCTCATTCGTGATGATAGTGGGGATCCCTTAGCTGCCTTTGCTGGCATAGGGGAAGATCTTTCGGTGCTGTCCATGGAGCTCATGGCTATTTACAGAGGAATTTCCCTCTGCGTTGATAAGGGCTTTTATGATGTCTCTATTAGGTCGGATTCAAAGTTGGCCGTCGATATTTTGAATGGAGTGATTACTAGGCCTTGGCAAATCCTAACCTTGAAAAGTAAGATCCAAATAAAGGCAAGGCTGCTTAGGTCTAAAGAATTCATTCATGTGTGGAGAGAACAGAATCAGCCTGCAGATTTCATGGCCTCCATCCCTACAGACCCTTCTGGAATTCTTTGGGAGCCTAAGTCCTTCCCTCCGGAGCTAGCGATTCTCATAAAGCAAGATAAAGAGTTTGTAACCAATTATAGGATGTAG